The following proteins come from a genomic window of Flavobacterium crocinum:
- a CDS encoding peptidase U32 family protein: protein MTLTNKIELMSPAGDFESLQAALDNGCDSIYFGVEQLNMRARSTVNFTIDDLKEIACRCGAKNVRSYLTLNTIIYDHDLSVVKTLLTKAKEANITAVIASDQAVIAMAKSIGIEVHISTQLNVTNIETIKFYSLFADTMVLSRELSLRQVKNITDQIEKEQIKGPNGNLVEIEIFGHGALCMAVSGKCYLSLHSHNSSANRGACKQNCRKKYTVIDQETGFEIELDNEYMMSPKDLCTIDFLDQVIDSGIKVLKIEGRGRAPEYVATVTRTYREAIDAYYDDTFSKEKTKDWMKALETVYNRGFWSGYYLGQELGEWSDIPGSAATQKKVYVGKGTHYFPKAEVGQFKIEAYDIKIGDKILVTGPSTGAQEMIIDEMFVNDVAGEKATKGDDCSIKLPFRIRMSDKLYKIVEA, encoded by the coding sequence ATGACACTTACCAACAAAATTGAACTCATGTCTCCAGCTGGAGACTTTGAGTCGCTTCAGGCTGCTTTAGACAATGGCTGTGATTCCATATATTTTGGAGTTGAACAGCTTAATATGCGAGCACGTTCGACGGTGAATTTTACGATTGATGATTTAAAAGAAATTGCCTGTCGATGCGGAGCCAAAAATGTTCGAAGTTATCTTACTTTAAACACGATTATTTACGATCACGATTTGTCAGTCGTAAAAACATTATTAACGAAAGCCAAAGAAGCAAATATTACAGCTGTAATTGCATCGGATCAGGCAGTAATTGCAATGGCAAAATCAATTGGAATAGAAGTTCATATTTCAACGCAATTGAATGTAACGAATATCGAAACTATAAAATTCTACAGTTTATTTGCTGATACAATGGTTTTAAGCCGAGAATTAAGCTTGCGTCAGGTAAAGAACATTACAGATCAAATCGAAAAAGAACAGATCAAAGGGCCAAACGGAAATTTAGTCGAAATCGAAATTTTTGGCCATGGTGCTTTGTGTATGGCGGTTTCGGGAAAATGTTATTTGAGTTTACATTCACATAATTCTTCTGCCAATCGGGGTGCGTGCAAACAAAATTGTAGAAAAAAATATACCGTTATTGATCAGGAAACGGGTTTCGAAATCGAACTGGATAACGAATACATGATGTCGCCAAAAGATTTGTGTACAATCGATTTCTTAGATCAGGTTATCGATTCAGGGATTAAAGTTTTAAAAATCGAAGGGAGAGGCCGTGCTCCTGAATATGTAGCAACAGTAACCAGAACCTATCGTGAAGCTATTGATGCGTATTATGATGACACTTTTTCAAAAGAAAAAACCAAAGATTGGATGAAAGCTTTAGAAACGGTTTACAATCGTGGATTTTGGTCGGGTTATTATCTAGGTCAGGAATTAGGAGAATGGAGTGATATTCCTGGATCTGCAGCGACGCAGAAAAAGGTTTATGTGGGTAAAGGAACGCATTATTTTCCAAAAGCTGAGGTAGGTCAGTTTAAGATTGAAGCTTATGATATTAAAATCGGAGATAAAATCTTAGTCACAGGTCCAAGTACAGGAGCTCAGGAAATGATTATTGACGAAATGTTTGTGAATGATGTTGCAGGAGAAAAAGCAACAAAAGGCGATGATTGCAGTATCAAATTACCATTCAGAATCAGAATGTCTGATAAACTATATAAAATTGTTGAGGCGTAA
- a CDS encoding SMI1/KNR4 family protein, which yields MKITELIEMIKQDKNCNVRPANHDIAMPANIPEDLKEFFELTDGIRLFEERSFGINIVGRKDFIPTNKRLYPPDDVMWEEIEDHVSNEWYLIAETEQLSQYISVDLTKERFGQCYDSFYETHSLEGDSAIVAKNFTDLLYNLYSNKGKHWYWLQPEFIKLGDAYDEPTL from the coding sequence ATGAAAATAACCGAACTTATTGAGATGATTAAGCAAGATAAAAATTGCAATGTAAGGCCGGCTAACCACGATATTGCCATGCCTGCAAATATTCCCGAAGACTTAAAAGAATTTTTTGAATTAACAGATGGTATCCGGCTTTTTGAAGAGCGTTCGTTCGGGATAAATATTGTTGGACGAAAAGATTTTATACCTACAAACAAGAGATTGTATCCGCCTGATGATGTTATGTGGGAAGAAATTGAAGACCATGTATCGAATGAATGGTACTTAATTGCAGAAACCGAACAACTCAGTCAATACATAAGTGTAGATTTAACCAAAGAACGCTTCGGGCAATGCTATGACAGTTTTTATGAAACACATAGTTTAGAAGGCGACTCTGCAATCGTGGCTAAAAATTTTACAGACTTATTATACAATCTGTATAGCAATAAAGGAAAACATTGGTATTGGTTGCAACCAGAATTTATAAAATTAGGTGATGCGTATGATGAGCCCACTCTATGA
- a CDS encoding ferredoxin — MVIVTLQRDKCIGCNYCVEMDPVHFQMSKKDGKSVLIHSVNAKGFFTLKSPNHAIAESCELAAKACPVKIITVKETLGN; from the coding sequence ATGGTTATTGTTACTTTACAAAGAGATAAATGCATTGGTTGTAATTACTGTGTAGAAATGGATCCCGTACATTTTCAAATGTCAAAAAAAGATGGAAAATCAGTTTTGATTCATTCTGTAAATGCTAAAGGTTTTTTCACTTTAAAATCTCCCAATCATGCTATTGCGGAAAGTTGTGAATTGGCAGCAAAAGCTTGTCCGGTGAAGATTATCACGGTTAAAGAGACATTGGGTAATTAG
- a CDS encoding XAC2610-related protein, which yields MKFKIISLFIILSIASANAQKAYLINDFMKGYTLYFIQQKSDSQTKEYYKLTENESKKTVLEFGSKELSKPETLKTAKTVTFKSISQKNIRILGDVNFDGKPDIIIHETQINDDDGCYYPRASSHIFINTENTFTVSQSISDVYNDANCMRGGSFDIDAKNKRIITSSTCGAACHGCEHYSVSGKEAKMISSFEEDGFTQGPFSKITGKKLENSKWVSFNSLSIYEPNLDPDKILAFDTKNGKGRILLFKIDTILYYAFQQNDEYKFISFAHPSSPEKASKAIFKFKKQNSGYELEFNSGSIKYLVYETSDGVGIKINVNGKISDWQGMNKTGTLEKLVKNKFSNVIKD from the coding sequence ATGAAATTTAAAATTATTTCACTTTTTATAATTCTTTCAATAGCTTCTGCAAATGCACAGAAAGCCTATCTTATTAATGATTTCATGAAAGGTTATACTTTGTATTTTATTCAGCAAAAATCTGACTCCCAAACAAAAGAATATTATAAGCTTACTGAAAACGAAAGTAAAAAAACAGTACTCGAATTTGGTTCAAAGGAACTTTCTAAACCAGAAACACTAAAAACAGCAAAAACAGTTACATTCAAAAGTATTTCTCAGAAGAACATTCGAATTCTAGGCGATGTAAATTTTGATGGCAAACCTGATATCATTATTCATGAAACACAAATTAATGATGATGACGGCTGTTATTATCCAAGGGCATCATCTCATATTTTTATTAATACCGAAAACACATTTACAGTTAGTCAAAGTATTAGCGATGTTTATAATGATGCTAATTGTATGCGTGGCGGTTCGTTTGATATCGATGCAAAAAACAAACGTATTATTACATCGAGTACCTGCGGTGCAGCTTGTCATGGTTGTGAGCATTACAGCGTCTCGGGTAAAGAGGCTAAAATGATTTCCAGCTTTGAAGAAGATGGATTTACCCAAGGCCCCTTCTCTAAAATAACAGGTAAGAAATTAGAAAACAGCAAATGGGTTTCTTTCAATTCTTTATCTATTTACGAACCAAATTTAGATCCGGACAAAATACTTGCTTTTGATACCAAAAATGGCAAAGGGCGTATATTGTTGTTTAAAATAGATACTATTTTATATTATGCTTTTCAACAAAACGACGAGTATAAATTTATTTCTTTTGCTCATCCGTCCAGTCCTGAAAAAGCCAGTAAAGCCATCTTTAAATTTAAAAAACAAAATTCGGGTTACGAACTTGAATTTAACAGTGGAAGCATAAAATATCTGGTTTATGAAACTTCAGATGGAGTCGGTATCAAAATTAATGTCAACGGAAAAATATCTGATTGGCAGGGAATGAATAAAACGGGAACTTTAGAGAAATTGGTTAAAAATAAATTTAGTAATGTTATAAAAGATTAA